A single region of the Rhizobium sp. NLR16a genome encodes:
- a CDS encoding saccharopine dehydrogenase C-terminal domain-containing protein codes for MSFEKIAVLGLGKVGRLAATLLHEGGFEVIGVDAQLPPGEVPFRCRAGDVSDPQLIGELLSNVEAVLSCLPYHLNIELARAAHFAGVHYFDLTEDVPTTNFIIELSKTARGLMAPQCGLAPGFVGVVGASLADGFDRCRSIRMRVGALPQHPTGLLGYAFNWSPEGVVNEYLNDCEVIEGGVRKLVSPMEWHETIYVGGVKLEAFTTSGGLGTMCDTMLDKVDNLDYKTMRYPGHMELMNFFFHELLMRDKRRLAGEILTNAKPPVEDDVVYVHVAAEGTENGNLRRKEFVRAYYPIEIAGARRTAIAWTTSASVVAVIEMVRDGLLPATGFLHQEHIPLEMFLKTPTGSLFKAGATSHG; via the coding sequence ATGAGTTTCGAAAAGATCGCCGTTCTCGGCCTGGGCAAGGTCGGGCGGCTGGCGGCAACGCTTTTGCATGAAGGCGGCTTCGAGGTTATCGGTGTCGATGCGCAGCTGCCCCCGGGCGAGGTGCCCTTCAGATGCCGCGCAGGCGACGTATCCGATCCGCAGCTGATCGGCGAACTGCTCTCGAATGTCGAGGCGGTGCTGTCCTGCCTGCCCTATCATCTGAACATTGAGCTGGCCCGTGCCGCCCATTTTGCCGGCGTCCATTACTTCGATCTGACCGAAGACGTCCCGACCACCAATTTCATCATCGAGCTGTCGAAGACCGCCCGCGGACTGATGGCGCCGCAATGCGGCCTGGCGCCCGGTTTCGTCGGCGTCGTCGGGGCAAGCCTCGCCGATGGCTTCGATCGCTGCCGATCGATCCGCATGCGCGTCGGCGCCCTGCCGCAGCATCCGACGGGTCTCCTCGGCTATGCCTTCAACTGGTCGCCGGAAGGCGTCGTCAACGAATATCTGAACGACTGTGAGGTCATCGAAGGCGGCGTGCGCAAGCTCGTCTCGCCGATGGAGTGGCACGAGACCATCTATGTCGGCGGCGTCAAGCTCGAAGCCTTCACGACATCGGGCGGCCTCGGCACCATGTGCGACACCATGCTCGATAAGGTCGACAATCTCGACTACAAGACCATGCGTTATCCCGGGCACATGGAGCTGATGAACTTCTTCTTCCATGAGCTCTTGATGCGCGACAAGCGCAGGCTCGCCGGCGAAATCCTGACCAATGCCAAGCCGCCTGTTGAAGACGATGTCGTCTATGTCCATGTCGCCGCGGAAGGCACGGAGAACGGCAACCTGCGCCGCAAGGAATTCGTGCGCGCCTATTACCCGATCGAAATTGCCGGCGCCCGCCGCACGGCGATTGCCTGGACGACGTCGGCCTCTGTCGTCGCCGTCATAGAAATGGTCCGCGACGGCCTGCTGCCGGCGACCGGCTTCCTGCACCAGGAACACATTCCGCTCGAGATGTTCCTGAAGACGCCGACCGGCAGCCTGTTCAAGGCGGGCGCGACCAGCCACGGCTGA
- the dnaA gene encoding chromosomal replication initiator protein DnaA yields the protein MQINTMMAGGLDNGDAAPQAFGSIRQEVGEAKAEMKQSILFERVSARLKAQVGPDVYASWFARLKLHSVSKSVVRLSVPTTFLKSWINNRYLDLITGLFQAEDPEILKIEILVRTATRSGMKAVDEVVQPEPAAPAQMRRPPSAQPAGQAVQQAVSAVAAARPASLGTPLFGSPLDSRFTFDTFVEGSSNRVALAAAKTIAEVGSGAVRFNPLFVHSTVGLGKTHLLQAIANAAVQNPRALRVVYLTAEYFMWRFATAIRDNDALTLKDSLRNIDLLIIDDMQFLQGKMIQHEFCHLLNMLLDSAKQVVVAADRAPWELESLDPRVRSRLQGGVAIELDAPDYEMRLEILKRRLAAARLEDPSLEIPADLLQHVARNITASGRELEGAFNQLIFRRSFEPNLSIERVDELLAHLVGSGEPRRVRIEDIQRIVARHYNVSRQELVSNRRTRVIVKPRQIAMYLSKTLTPRSFPEIGRRFGGRDHTTVLHAVRKIEELISGDTKLSHEIELLKRLINE from the coding sequence ATGCAGATAAATACGATGATGGCGGGCGGGCTCGACAACGGGGATGCGGCACCGCAGGCGTTCGGCTCCATTCGCCAGGAAGTGGGGGAAGCAAAGGCGGAAATGAAGCAGAGCATTTTGTTTGAGCGTGTCAGCGCGCGCTTGAAGGCCCAGGTCGGTCCTGACGTCTATGCCAGCTGGTTCGCCAGGCTGAAGCTGCATTCGGTATCAAAGAGCGTTGTTCGCCTTTCGGTTCCCACGACCTTCCTGAAGTCGTGGATCAACAATCGTTATCTCGATCTCATTACCGGTCTGTTTCAGGCCGAAGACCCGGAAATCCTGAAGATCGAAATCCTGGTGCGCACGGCAACCCGCAGCGGCATGAAGGCCGTCGACGAGGTGGTCCAGCCCGAGCCGGCTGCTCCCGCGCAGATGCGCCGTCCGCCAAGCGCCCAGCCGGCCGGTCAGGCCGTCCAGCAGGCGGTTTCGGCCGTTGCCGCCGCAAGGCCCGCAAGCCTCGGTACGCCGCTGTTCGGTTCGCCGCTCGACAGCCGTTTCACCTTCGATACCTTCGTGGAAGGCAGCTCGAACCGCGTCGCGCTTGCGGCTGCCAAGACGATCGCGGAAGTTGGCTCCGGCGCCGTACGTTTCAATCCGCTCTTCGTCCATTCGACGGTCGGGCTCGGCAAGACCCATCTGCTGCAGGCGATCGCCAATGCGGCGGTGCAGAACCCGCGAGCCCTGCGCGTCGTCTATCTGACGGCCGAATATTTCATGTGGCGCTTCGCCACGGCGATCCGCGACAACGACGCGCTGACGCTGAAGGATTCATTGCGCAACATCGATCTCCTGATCATCGACGACATGCAGTTCCTGCAGGGCAAGATGATCCAGCATGAATTCTGCCACCTCCTGAATATGCTGCTCGACAGCGCCAAGCAGGTCGTCGTCGCCGCCGACCGCGCGCCATGGGAGCTGGAGTCTCTCGATCCGCGCGTCCGCTCACGCCTGCAGGGCGGCGTTGCCATCGAACTCGACGCGCCGGATTACGAAATGCGCCTCGAAATCCTCAAGCGGCGTCTGGCCGCGGCCCGTCTCGAGGATCCGTCGCTCGAAATTCCGGCAGATCTGCTTCAGCACGTCGCCCGCAACATCACGGCCAGCGGCCGCGAACTCGAAGGCGCCTTCAACCAACTGATCTTCCGCCGCTCCTTCGAACCGAACCTGTCGATCGAGCGCGTCGACGAATTGCTCGCCCATCTCGTCGGTTCGGGCGAACCGCGCCGCGTGCGGATCGAGGATATTCAGCGCATCGTCGCCAGGCACTACAACGTCTCGCGCCAGGAACTGGTCTCCAATCGCCGCACCCGCGTCATCGTCAAGCCGCGCCAGATTGCCATGTATCTGTCGAAGACGCTGACGCCGCGCTCCTTTCCGGAAATCGGCCGCCGCTTCGGCGGGCGCGATCACACGACCGTGCTGCACGCCGTGCGCAAGATCGAGGAGCTGATATCCGGTGACACCAAGCTTTCGCACGAAATCGAGCTGCTGAAGCGGCTGATCAACGAATAA
- the hemW gene encoding radical SAM family heme chaperone HemW: MGNFDTPSLSRDAALLPDTGEPGFGVYVHWPFCAAKCPYCDFNSHVRHQPVDQERFASAFLKEMAAVRAMSGPKTVTSIFLGGGTPSLMKPETVNAILDGIARHWHVPAGIEITMEANPSSVEAERFRGYRAAGVNRVSLGVQALNDRDLKFLGRLHDVADALKAIRLAREIFPRMSFDLIYARPEQTVEEWEKELKEAISYAVDHLSLYQLTIEEGTPFFGLHKSGKLIVPDGEQSALLYEATQEITAREGMPAYEVSNHARPGAESRHNLTYWRYGDYAGIGPGAHGRLTRGHEKLATATERKPEAWLEMVERDGHGILDQERLGFEEQSDELLLMGLRLREGVDLARWQQLSGRELDPKREEFLLEHKFVERIGNSRLRCTPSGMLILDSVVADLAC, from the coding sequence GTGGGCAATTTCGATACGCCAAGCCTCTCGCGCGACGCCGCGCTGCTGCCCGATACCGGCGAGCCCGGCTTCGGCGTCTATGTGCATTGGCCCTTCTGCGCGGCGAAGTGTCCCTATTGCGACTTCAACAGCCATGTACGCCATCAGCCGGTGGACCAGGAGCGCTTTGCATCAGCCTTTTTGAAGGAGATGGCGGCGGTCCGGGCAATGAGCGGTCCGAAGACGGTGACGAGCATCTTTCTCGGCGGCGGCACACCGTCGCTGATGAAGCCGGAGACGGTCAATGCCATTCTTGACGGCATCGCACGGCACTGGCATGTGCCCGCCGGCATCGAAATCACCATGGAGGCCAATCCGTCGAGCGTCGAGGCCGAGCGGTTTCGCGGCTACCGGGCTGCCGGCGTCAATCGTGTCTCGCTCGGCGTGCAGGCGCTGAACGACCGGGATCTGAAATTCCTCGGCCGGCTGCATGACGTCGCCGACGCGCTGAAGGCGATCCGGCTGGCGCGCGAGATCTTCCCGCGCATGTCTTTCGACCTCATCTATGCCCGGCCGGAGCAGACGGTCGAGGAATGGGAGAAGGAACTGAAGGAAGCGATCTCCTATGCAGTCGACCATCTGTCGCTCTATCAGCTGACCATCGAGGAAGGCACACCCTTCTTTGGCCTGCACAAATCGGGCAAGCTGATCGTGCCGGACGGCGAGCAATCGGCCCTGCTCTACGAGGCGACGCAGGAGATCACGGCGCGTGAAGGCATGCCCGCCTACGAGGTCTCCAATCATGCCCGGCCGGGCGCCGAAAGCCGCCATAACCTGACCTACTGGCGTTACGGCGACTATGCCGGCATCGGTCCGGGCGCACACGGCCGGCTGACGCGTGGGCATGAGAAGCTTGCGACGGCGACCGAGCGCAAGCCGGAAGCCTGGCTCGAGATGGTCGAGCGCGACGGCCACGGCATTCTCGACCAGGAACGGCTCGGTTTCGAGGAACAGTCGGACGAGTTGCTGCTGATGGGACTGCGGCTCCGGGAAGGTGTCGATCTCGCCCGCTGGCAGCAGCTTTCGGGCCGTGAGCTCGACCCGAAACGAGAGGAATTCCTGCTCGAACATAAATTCGTCGAGCGGATCGGCAATTCGCGCCTGCGCTGCACTCCATCGGGCATGCTGATCCTCGATTCCGTCGTCGCTGATCTCGCCTGCTGA